In the genome of Ctenopharyngodon idella isolate HZGC_01 chromosome 19, HZGC01, whole genome shotgun sequence, one region contains:
- the si:dkey-154b15.1 gene encoding uncharacterized protein si:dkey-154b15.1, with product MAMKEMVIEVNGLPDHYSKNMMIDKLTMHFLRRSNKGGDVLTVIYPTSNKGQAYVVFESAEVPGVLQHTHVLIVESQFYPLDIKKVHQPQLDMPAEALLEMNTFSNHRKIQELLHSHGFQVSETSPGQLHLQGSFLKLKLIYPKLVQFLAQETHHQRGTPSHYTNGYSSVSRGEKSDSSDYESRSNFTSMRTHNNGNSVYAEGSSTSSGITSRSTESQYRQAFLQNASLLDRSSSTESPFSSPSRMYEDSRTSVQQRNPSSPRQNEVSIPVDTDVWKYIMHFKEDFINKIKSDHHTHINHKFESGVVMVKISGGNFGEAAKELSELMQEISDSVRTQEIDMNACDESQKKYIIQKAYSFQKIYNVLIRKEGNIIKVVGSSKDSYEAKQKLLGRDVDIALPKRMERNILRRSSSLPRQKTRARMENLDIDQIPATVSSFSASHSQTDSQQASKQEVQQERGRQPSKSTAHSRSQSGSRLQHRNQKSVKQEPPTSVQQDLTPSSGVQKSKQGPLPKLKAALFPDKSKVFSKRL from the exons aTGGCCATGAAGGAAATGGTTATTGAAGTAAATGGGCTCCCTGACCACTACTCCAAAAATATGATGATTGACAAATTAACCATGCACTTTCTGAGGCGCAGTAACAAAGGAGGAGATGTTTTAACAGTGATTTATCCCACCTCCAACAAAGGCCAGGCTTATGTTGTCTTTGAATCAGCCGAAG TACCTGGGGTCTTGCAACACACACATGTTTTGATAGTGGAGAGTCAGTTTTACCCACTGGACATTAAAAAGGTGCATCAACCTCAG CTGGACATGCCAGCCGAAGCACTCCTCGAAATGAACACGTTCTCCAATCACAGAAAAATCCAAGAACTTCTTCATAGCCATGGCTTTCAGGTGTCAGAGACCAGCCCAGGACAGCTGCATTTGCAGGGTTCCTTTCTCAAGCTAAAACTCATCTATCCCAAACTTGTGCAGTTTCTGGCTCAAGAAACTCACCATCAAAGAGGAACACCTTCGCATTACACTAATGGCTACTCCTCTGTCTCCAGAGGTGAAAAAAGTGACTCCAGTGACTATGAATCCAGATCTAATTTCACATCGATGCGCACTCACAACAATGGCAACTCCGTATATGCTGAGGGCAGCAGCACATCTTCAGGAATAACCTCAAGATCCACAGAGTCCCAATACCGACAGGCATTCTTGCAGAATGCATCTCTACTGGATAGAAGCTCTAGCACAGAAAGTCCCTTTAGCAGTCCCTCCAGGATGTATGAGGATTCCCGCACAAGCGTTCAGCAGCGGAATCCCTCGTCTCCCAGGCAAAATGAGGTGTCCATCCCTGTGGATACAGATGTGTGGAAATACATAATGCACTTTAAGGaagattttataaataaaataaaatcagatcACCACACTCATATTAATCATAAATTTGAATCAGGGGTTGTTATGGTTAAAATCTCAGGAGGAAACTTTGGGGAAGCAGCCAAAGAATTGTCTGAACTGATGCAGGAAATCAGTGATTCTGTGCGCACACAAGAAATAGACATGAACGCATGTGACGAAAGTCAGAAGAAATACATTATCCAGAAAGCGTACTCATTCCAAAAGATCTACAATGTTTTAATTAGAAAGGAAGGTAACATTATTAAAGTGGTGGGGTCATCAAAAGACAGTTATGAAGCAAAGCAAAAGCTTCTTGGCCGGGATGTTGACATTGCACTGCCTAAACGCATGGAGAGGAACATTTTGCGCCGCAGCAGCTCTTTGCCAAGACAAAAAACAAGGGCCAGAATGGAGAACCTAGACATAGATCAAATTCCAGCTACTGTTAGTAGCTTCTCTGCCTCACATTCCCAAACAGACTCTcagcaagcaagcaagcaagaaGTTCAACAGGAAAGAGGTCGCCAGCCTTCTAAATCCACTGCACATAGCAGATCACAGAGCGGCTCTCGATTACAACACAGAAATCAAAAGAGTGTAAAGCAAGAACCACCAACCTCTGTTCAGCAGGATTTGACACCCTCTAGTGGAGTTCAGAAATCTAAACAAGGGCCACTACCTAAATTAAaagctgctctttttcctgATAAAAGTAAAGTATTTTCTAAACGACTTTAA